ATTGATCACCTGGTTCCCTCAATTATATGGTTTTGAATCATGTAAGCCCTAAGATTGGCCAACGAATCGAAGTATCCGCCCTTAACCATCAAGTAAAGCCTACGCCAAGTCTTGGAATCAATTGTTCCTTTATGCTTTAAGTAATTCAGGAACCGCCTCATGTTCCTCACCCTATTCACCCATTGCCTCTCCTCATTAACCCTAGCCGACTTAGGGCCCCTCCTCGTGCCTTGACCCCTTCTTCGGCCCTTCTTCTTTTTCTCATGTAAAAGCCTCCAACGACCCCTGCTATTCCCCTTCTTAGGCTCAATCACGACCACGCCCTCCTTAAGCAGCGACCTCGCATCAGATCTAGTGGCTATCTCGGCTAATCTATCAGCGGCATCGGGGGACACCCTTACGCGGGATGATGCAACTCCCAATGCTCTACCTATCAATTTCTTTGCTTGCGAAACCATTGCGGTCTCACCGTATCTTTCGCCATTTTAAATTTTGTGCTCATCATTCTTCTCCACCACCTCAAGCAATATGCCGCCAAGGCTTTTGGGACTAATGAAGGCAACCCTAGAGCCCTCGGCCCCCTTCTCCGATGCGGGAAGCAGCTCTAATCCTTTGATGGATGCGGCTTCCTTGAATTTATCTAGATCATCGACTATTATGGCCAAGTGATGAATCCCTTCCCGCTTCTCAATAAAGCGAGCGATGGAGCTATCGCTGCTTAATGGGACTAGTATTTCTATTCTGGCATTGGATAAACCCAGCATTATCACCTTAACCCCCTGCTCCTTAACAAGTTCCTCCCCAAGTTTCCGCAGGCCCATAGCTTCTAATTTATTTATAAGGGAATCAGGATCCTTTACTGCGACTGCTACATGATCTAAACGGGGATTCATAAGCCCCATTAAGAGTTGAGCGGCATTCCGAGGATTCATAATGCCTTGCCTCACGTCGCGCAGCAAATCGCTGGAGTCGATAATTGTATCCAGGATTTTTTGGGCATGTAGTCTCATCAATAATTCAAGCCTATTGCTTAATATATCGTTAAGTAACCCGTGGCTTG
The DNA window shown above is from Thermocladium sp. ECH_B and carries:
- the rpl19e gene encoding 50S ribosomal protein L19 (interacts with several domains of 23S rRNA), translated to MVSQAKKLIGRALGVASSRVRVSPDAADRLAEIATRSDARSLLKEGVVVIEPKKGNSRGRWRLLHEKKKKGRRRGQGTRRGPKSARVNEERQWVNRVRNMRRFLNYLKHKGTIDSKTWRRLYLMVKGGYFDSLANLRAYMIQNHIIEGTR